A single genomic interval of Cucumis sativus cultivar 9930 chromosome 7, Cucumber_9930_V3, whole genome shotgun sequence harbors:
- the LOC101210626 gene encoding uncharacterized protein LOC101210626: MGSVCCVAARDKTVGVGSGSETQHRNVRHSPSWSFRWDHPGRVVGEEVSLNSISDGVSRNDRPEFKYESSYASEEGSPLEHYRRQTWKNSSVSEGSTTNVRTPTSGRSISRNVSTDVSLEQVKKATECATASTSPAKVSLSIPSTSSLSTSPLSTHSHIPSTGLTSSRLSHCSPGHRLLRQVSGNRIPAYKSPSSYTVSEDRRAIPGSIDSLRGSHGGSSDGWSMNAFSELMATSHRGRWSFGSESFDFAREKMVRSCSLFSPSPSADSQACGICSMLLVERSLWTSQKIIANNELSVVAVLTCGHVYHAECLESMTPEISKYDPACPICSFGEKQTLRMSEKALRGELESKIRNKRLRNRIADSGLDSESAMLDHFINTGQQGKCPKLSSSSSLRSSSGRGFLRRHFSFGSKGGTKALPESNNTAKRKGFLWSRSTKM; encoded by the exons ATGGGATCTGTGTGTTGTGTTGCGGCAAGAGACAAGACTGTTGGGGTTGGATCTGGTAGTGAAACGCAGCATAGGAATGTTCGTCACTCGCCGAGTTGGAGCTTTCGGTGGGATCATCCTGGGCGAGTGGTTGGTGAGGAAGTTTCCCTGAATTCGATTTCAGATGGAGTAAGTAGAAATGATAGGCCAGAGTTCAAATATGAATCCTCATATGCTTCAGAAGAGGGTAGTCCATTGGAACATTATCGTAGACAGACATGGAAAAACTCCTCAGTTTCTGAAGGAAGCACGACGAATGTGAGGACTCCTACATCAG GTCGTTCAATTTCAAGAAATGTTTCCACGGATGTTAGTTTGGAACAG GTGAAGAAAGCCACAGAATGTGCAACAGCTTCTACATCTCCTGCAAAAGTATCCCTTTCAATCCCTTCAACTTCATCTTTGTCAACATCCCCTCTATCAACCCACAGTCACATTCCTTCCACCGGTCTGACCTCATCGAGATTGTCTCACTGTTCTCCCGGGCATCGATTGTTACGTCAAGTATCTGGCAATCGCATCCCAGCATACAAGTCACCAAGTAGCTACACAGTTTCAGAGGACAGGCGTGCAATCCCTGGGAGCATTGATTCATTACGGGGATCACATGGTGGGTCTTCTGACGGTTGGTCTATGAATGCTTTCTCTGAGCTCATGGCAACTTCTCATAGGGGAAGATGGTCCTTTGGTAGTGAATCCTTTGACTTTGCGCGTGAGAAGATGGTTAGATCCTGCAGCCTATTCTCGCCTTCACCTTCTGCTGATTCGCAAGCTTGCGGAATTTGCTCAATGTTGTTGGTGGAGAGATCTTTATGGACCAGCCAAAAGATAATTGCTAACAATGAACTGTCTGTTGTTGCTGTACTAACATGTGGACATGTTTATCATGCTGAGTGTTTGGAGAGTATGACTCCTGAAATTAGCAAGTATGATCCAGCCTGCCCAATATGTTCATTTGGTGAAAAGCAGACACTAAGGATGTCTGAAAAGGCACTTAGAGGTGAATTAGAGTcgaaaattagaaataagaGGTTAAGGAATCGCATTGCTGATAGCGGTCTTGACAGCGAATCTGCCATGCTtgatcattttataaatactgGACAACAAGGGAAGTGTCCTAAGTTGTCTTCTAGCTCCAGTTTGAGAAGTTCCTCAGGGAGGGGTTTCTTGAGGCGTCACTTCTCCTTTGGCTCAAAGGGAGGGACCAAAGCCCTGCCAGAAAGTAACAACACAGCGAAGAGAAAAGGATTTTTATGGTCAAGATCTACTAAGATGTGa
- the LOC101217384 gene encoding RNA-binding protein 28: protein MGKNRRLKDGADKGAAAGDHCPSTVFVNNFPYSFTNSQLEETFSDVGPVRRCFMVTQKGSTEHRGFGFVQFAVAEDANRAIQLKNGLSFEGRKITVKHAMHRAPLEQRRSKENQVAGSTLAANEEGDTSKMEEHPTTKDKGTSKRDVQPINEERDTSKRAEQTISNSEGKERHLSARKLAPLSSYLEDKEGHSGKQRIARTVVIGGLLDGDMAEDVHRQVRDVGGVCSIVYPLPRKEVEQHGILRDGCKMDVSAVLFDSVKSARAAVAILHQKEMKGGVVWARQLGGEGSKTQKWKVIVRNLPFKAKEKEIKNTFSSAGFVWDVMMPQNSDTGLSKGFAFVKFTCKQDAESAIQKFNGKKFGQRTIAVDWAVPKKIYSSGGGATAPVDSDDEDQTERDREGSISGSDSRDENTGHNESESSSEDSEKEDISSEVDFEGETEIARKVLETLISSSAKEALPSLTDGNPPSKVNKEPDFDSSKKSSDMSDKVSNEPGKLSESKTSILKQTDEEDLKRTVYIGNLPFDIDNEEVKQRFSGFGEVLSFVPVLHQVTKRPKGTGFLKFKTADAANVAVSSANAASGVGIFLKGRQLKVLNALDKKSAQDKELEKSKNDNHDHRNLYLAQEGIILEGTPAAEGVSASDMEKRQRLEKKRTTKLQSPNFHVSRTRLVIHNLPKSMKEKELHKLCIEAVTSRATKQKPVIRQIKFLKDVKKGKMLTKNHSCGVAFIEFSEHEHALVALRVLNNNPETFGPINRPIVEFAIDNVQTLKLRKAKLQAWSQDNNIANIPKARQRKDDSDTNARDIHSNENNSRKRKAIGNNHLVKAQNRNEDENDNHVSNNVMQDNRDRKKRKTRPDFGNTNESQKQKPGRSSMPEKSSKRPASMDSEKKIEVSQEADVQHKKKVKHQVEQQQRKRPKKNKEPIGRDIVDKLDVLIEQYQSKFLQQRSDRTDGEKKGTKQVRRWFQS, encoded by the exons ATGGGAAAGAACAGAAGGCTTAAGGACGGCGCCGATAAGGGAGCCGCCGCCGGCGACCACTGCCCTTCCACAGTCTTTGTCAACAACTTCCCGTACTCGTTCACCAACTCACAG CTTGAAGAAACATTCAGTGATGTTGGACCGGTCCGGCGGTGCTTCATGGTTACCCAAAAGG GTTCAACCGAGCATCGTGGTTTTGGATTCGTGCAGTT TGCTGTAGCAGAAGATGCAAATCGAGCAATTCAGCTGAAAAATGGACTGTCTTTTGAAGGACGCAAAATTACTGTCAAACATGCTATGCATCGAGCTCCCCTTGAGCAGAGACGgtcaaaagaaaatcaag TTGCTGGATCTACACTAGCAGCTAACGAGGAAGGAGATACTTCTAAAATGGAAGAACATCCAACTACCAAGGATAAAGGAACTTCTAAAAGGGATGTACAACCAATCAATGAGGAACGAGATACTTCTAAAAGGGCAGaacaaacaatttcaaattctgaGGGGAAAG AGAGACATTTGAGTGCTAGAAAATTAGCTCCACTTTCTAGTTATCTAGAGGATAAAGAGGGTCATTCAGGAAAGCAAAG GATTGCACGGACTGTTGTCATTGGCGGTCTTCTTGATGGTGATATGGCTGAAGATGTTCACCGCCAAGTGAGAGATGTTGGTGGCGTATGCTCAATTGTCTATCCTCTTCCCAGAAAAGAAGTTGAACAACATG GTATTTTACGAGATGGATGCAAAATGGATGTCTCTGCTGTACTTTTTGATAGTGTGAAGTCTGCACGTGCTGCTGTTGCTATATTACAccagaaagagatgaaaggagGTGTTGTATGGGCTCGCCAACTGGGTGGGGAG GGGTCCAAAACTCAGAAATGGAAAGTTATTGTTAGAAATCTTCCATTTAAG GccaaggagaaagaaataaagaatacCTTTTCATCTGCGGGATTTGTGTGGGATGTGATGATGCCACAAAATTCAGACACTGG ATTATCAAAGGGGTTTGCGTTTGTCAAATTTACATGCAAGCAGGATGCTGAGAGT gCTATTCAAAAGTTCAATGGTAAAAAATTTGGTCAAAGGACGATAGCTGTGGACTGGGCTGTTCCAAAGAAGATATATAGTTCTGGTGGTGGTGCTACTGCTCCAGTTGATTCAGATGACG AGGATCAGACTGAAAGAGACAGAGAAGGTAGCATTAGTGGTAGTGATTCCAGAGATGAAAATACTGGTCATAACGAATCTGAAAGTTCTTCAGAGGATTCGGAGAAAGAGGATATTTCCTCGGAGGTTGATTTTGAAGGAGAAACAGAAATTGCAAGAAAAGTTCTTGAAACTCTAATTTCATCTTCGGCTAAAGAGGCTCTTCCTTCTCTCACTGATGGTAACCCACCATCTAAAGTGAACAAGGAGCCAGATTTTGATTCATCCAAGAAATCATCCGATATGTCTGATAAAGTATCAAATGAACCTGGAAAGTTAAGTGAAAGCAAGACATCTATTCTTAAGCAAACAGATGAAGAAGATTTGAAGAGAACGGTTTATATAGGCAATCTTCCTTTTGATATTGATAATGAAGAAGTGAAACAGCGGTTTTCTGGATTCGGTGAAGTATTATCCTTTGTGCCAGTCCTTCATCAAGTTACAAa GCGACCTAAAGGCACTGGTTTTCTCAAGTTTAAAACCGCAGATGCTGCTAATGTTGCTGTTTCTTCTGCAAATGCTGCATCTGGTGTGGGAATATTTCTGAAAGGCAGGCAACTGAAAGTATTGAATGCCTTGGATAAGAAATCAGCTCAAGACAAGGAATTGGAGAAGTCAAAAAATGACAATCATGACCACCGGAATCTTTACCTTGCACAG GAAGGTATTATTCTCGAGGGAACTCCAGCTGCTGAAGGAGTTTCTGCTAGCGACATGGAGAAACGTCAAAG gctggaaaagaaaagaacaaccAAGCTTCAATCtccaaattttcatgtttCAAGGACTAGGCTCGTTATacataacttaccaaaatcaatgaaagaaaaagaacttcaCAAACTTTGCATTGAAGCTGTTACCTCTCGAGCTACGAAGCAAAAGCCCGTGATTCGCCAG ATTAAATTCTTAAAGGATGTTAAGAAAGGAAAGATGCTGACAAAAAATCACTCATGTGGAGTCGCTTTTATCGAGTTTTCTGAGCATGAGCATGCCCTTGTAGCCTTGCGAGTTCTCAACAACAATCCAG AAACTTTTGGCCCTATAAATCGCCCAATCGTGGAGTTTGCTATTGACAATGTTCAAACGCTGAAGCTGCGTAAAGCCAAGTTACAAGCTTGGTCGCAGGACAATAATATTGCCAATATTCCCAAAGCAAGGCAGCGAAAGGATGACTCTGATACAAATGCTAGGGATATCCATTCAAACGAGAACAATTCcagaaaaaggaaagcaatagGAAATAATCATCTGGTGAAGGCACAGAATCGTAACgaagatgaaaatgacaaTCATGTATCCAATAATGTGATGCAAGACAATAGAGacagaaaaaagaggaaaacacGTCCAGATTTTGGAAATACAAACGAGTCACAGAAACAAAAACCAGGACGAAGTTCGATGCCTGAAAAATCAAGCAAGAGACCGGCATCCATGGAttctgaaaagaaaatagaagtttCCCAGGAAGCTGATGTACAACACAAAAAGAAGGTAAAACATCAAGTAGAGCAGCAGCAGAGGAAGAGgccaaagaaaaacaaggaacCAATAGGACGGGATATTGTAGATAAACTCGATGTGCTTATCGAACAATATCAATCCAAGTTTTTGCAGCAAAGGTCAGACCGAACGGATGGTGAAAAGAAAGGGACTAAACAGGTTAGAAGATGGTTccaatcataa